One Streptosporangium becharense genomic window, CCAGGGACTTCCACGGGCACACCTCCGGTCTTCTGCAACACGCCGTCCCGCCACCCGCTTCCCGGTCTCGGCCGGCGGAAGGCGGGAAACCCGCGAGCGGTCACGAGAAGGGGCCGGGACGCACCAGTCTGGCGGCCTCCACCGGGTCGGCGGGGCCGATCCCGTACGAGGGGCAGAGCGTCGTGAGCGGGCAGGCGCCGCAGGCTGGCCTGCGGGCGTGGCAGACGCGGCGGCCGTGCCAGATCAGGTGGTGGGACGTCATCGTCCAGTCGCGCCTGGGGATGAGTCCGGCGACGACCTGCTCGATTTTCACCGGATCGGTCTCCGCGGTCCAGCCGAACCGCCGGACGAGCCGCTGGAAGTGGGTGTCGACGGTCAGCCCCGGCGTGCCGAAAGCGTTGCCCAACACGACGTTGGCCGTCTTCCTGCCGACGCTCGGCAGCGTCACCAGGTCCTCCAGCCGGCCCGGGACCTCGCCGCCGAAGCGTTCGCACAGGACCTGGGCCATCCCGATGATGCCGGCGGCCTTGGCCCGGAAGAACCCGGTGGGCCGGATGATCTCCTCCAGCTCGGCCCGGTCGGCCGCGGCGTAGTCTTCCGCCGCCGGGTACCTGGCGAAGAGGCGGGGTGTGACGGTGTTGACCCTCTTGTCGGTGCACTGCGCGGACAGGATCGTCGCGACCAGCAACTCCAGCGGATTGCCGAAGTCGAGCTCGCAGTGCGCGTCGGGGTAGGTTTCCGCCAGAATTCGGGCCATCCGCCGAGCTCGGCGGACCAAGGCGAGCCGGGACTCCCCGGATGGACTGGCGTTGCGGAGCACCCCGACAGCCTACGCTCAAGGGCCGCCGGAGAGTCGTGCGGTGGAATGGGTCACAATTACTGCGTGAGCCGTGAAACAGGAGGCACCGTGAACACCGACGACGTGCTGGGCAAAGCCCCTCTGTTCGCCGCGCTCGACCGTGAGGGCGCCGCCGCGCTGCGCACGAGCGTCTCCGAGGTGGAACTGTCCAAGGGGCAGACCCTCTTCAGCGAGAACGAGACCGGCGACCGCCTCTACGTGGTGCTCGAAGGGAAGATCAAGCTTTCCCGCACCGCGCCCGACGGCCGGGAGAACCTGCTCAGCGTGCTCGGCCCCGGCGAGATGTTCGGCGAGTTGTCCCTGTTCGACCCTCGTCCGCGTACGGCGTCCGCCACCGCGCTGACGGACGTCCGCCTGGCCGGCCTCGGTCACGACGACCTGCGTCCCTGGCTGACCGGCCGCCCCGAGGTGGCCCTGCACCTGCTCCGAGCCCTGGCCCAGCGGCTCCGCCGGACCAACGACGTACTGGCCGACCTGGTCTTCACCGACGTGCCCGGCCGGGTGGCCAAGGCCCTGCTCGACCTGGCCGACCGCTTCGGACAGAAGGTCGACGACGGCGTCCGCGTCCACCACGACCTCACCCAGGAGGAGCTGGCCCAGCTGGTCGGCGCCTCGCGCGAGACCGTGAACAAGGCGCTGGCCGACTTCGCCCAGCGCGGCTGGCTGCGCATCGAGGCCAAGGCCGTGGTCATCATGGATATGGACCGCCTGCACAACCGTTCGCGCTGACCGTGTCGCCGGCCGCCCCGCCCGGGTGGCTCCGGCGCGTGGGAGGGACGGGCCTGTCATGGGCCATGCCGCCCGTCCCGCACGGGACGGGCGGTCTCGGAGCCGGGGCTTCGGCCGGGGACGGTCGCGGAGCCGGAGCGGGCGGTGTCAGAGCCCGTCCAGGTAGGCGAGCTGCGCGCGCACCGACATCTCGGCGGCGGACCAGAGCGACTCGTCCACGTCCGCGTAGACGATCTCGACGATCTGCCGGGGTGTGACCGCCCCCCGTTCCCGTGCCGCCCGGATCTGGTCCAGCCGCCGCCGTCGGTGCGCGACGTAGCCGTCGAGCGCTCCGATCGGGTTGGGCAGCACGGGGCCGTGACCCGGCAGCAACGCCTCCGCGCCGACCTGCTCGACCCTGGCCCGGAGCAGGTCCAGGGAGCGCAGGTAGTCGGCCAGGTCACCGTCCGGGGCGATCACCGTGGTGCCCCGGCCGAGGACGGTGTCGCCGGTGAGGATCGCCCGGTCCTGCGGCAGCCAGAAGCAGAGCGAGTCGAACGAGTGGCCGGGCGTGCCGACCACGTGCAGTTCCACGTCTCCGGCCACGAGCACGTCCCCGTCGCCGAGCCCCTCCTCGCCCAGGCGGTGCGCCGGGTCCAGGGCCCGTACCGGCGCGCCTACCAGGGCGGCGAAGGCGGCGGCACCGCCGCTGTGGTCGTGGTGCCCGTGGGTGAGCAGGATCGCGACGACCCGGCGGCCCTCCAGATGGGCGGCGACCCTGGCGAGGTGCCCCTCGTCGTCCGGCCCCGGGTCGACGACCAGTGTCTCCTCCCCGTCGCCGATCACCCACGTGTTGGTGCCGTCCAGGGTCATCTCGGACGGGTTGGGGGCGAGGAGGTTCAGCGCGTGCTCGGTACCCGCCCCGTCGGGCCCGGTGAGGGGGATCCGCAGCCCGCTCACACGCCACCGAACCGGTAGCCGTCGTCGAGCACGATCCGCATCTCCCCGTCCACCTCGGCGATCCTCGGCATGAACGTCACGATCTCACGTTCGGTCGCGAGCACGTCGGCGACCTTCTCGTACGCGGCCAGCTCGCCGAGCGTGCGGTGGGTCGGCGGCATCAGGAAGATCTGGCCCTCCGCCGCGCGGGTGATCACGTCGGCGGGCCGTGCCCAGAGGACCTCGTCGGCCTCGCCGCCGACGTCACGGGTGCGCTGACCGGACGGGAGGGCCGCGACGAAGAACCGGGTGTCGAAGCGGCGGCTCTCGACCTCGGGGGTGATCCAGTGTGCCCAGGGCCGCAGCAGGTCGGAGCGGAGGACCAGGCCGCGCCTGCCGAGGAAGTCGGCGAAGGACAGGGTCCGGTCGATCAGCGCGAGCCGGTCGGCCTCCCAGTCGTCCCCGGTGGTGTCGGCCACGACGGATCCGGTGGGGGTTCCGGCGAGGAGCACGCCCGACTCCTCGAACGTCTCCCGCACGGCCGCGCACACCAGGCCCCGGGCGGTCCGCTCGTCGGCGCGGAAGACCTCACCCCAGGCCGCGGGGGACGGCCCCGACCAGGCGATCGCCTGGTCGGCGTCACGCGGGTCGAGCGACCCGCCGGGGAAGACGTAGGCCCCCGCCGCGAAGGCCATGCTCGCCTTGCGGCGCAGCAGGTAGACCTCCACGGCGCCGGAGCCCTCGCGCAGGAGGGCCACCGTCGCGGCGTCCCTGGCCGGGACGGGTTTCACCTGCCCGGCCAGGATGCCGCGTGCATGCTCGCCCAGCTCACCGGGAAGCGGGATACCGCCCATTCCGACCCTCCACCAGAACATCGCTCGGTTGCAGGTCCATCATGTGGCACGGCTCCGTCCCGGACAATCGCCGGGGTTCCGGCGTCCTGTTCCCATCTCCGGCCGCCGCACACCGACCGTCGCCGCACACCGGCGCCGGGAACGCCGACCGCCGACGCGCACCGGCGGCCGGTGTCCTCAGGCGTCGGCGCACCTCGGACGTCAGCGCACCTCGGCGATCAGCTCGACCTCGACGGGCGCGTCCAGCGGAAGGACGGTGACGCCGACGGCGCTGCGGGCGTGCCTGCCCTGCTCGCCGAAGACCTCCGCGAGCAGTTCGCTCGCTCCGTTGACCACCTGCGGCTGACCGGTGAAGTCGGCGGAACTGGCCACGAAACCGACGACCTTGACGATCCGCACGATGTTCGACAGCCCGCCGGCCGCCGACGCGACCGCGGCGAGGGCGTTGAGCGCGCAGATCCTCGCGAGCCCCTGAGCCTCCTCCGCGCTCACCTCCGCACCGACCTTGCCGGTGACCAGGAGCTTGCCGTCCACCATCGGGAGCTGACCCGAGGTGTAGACGTGGTCACCGGTGCGAACCGCCGGCACGTACGCCGCCAGCGGCGGCACGACCTGCGGCAGGGTCAGACCGAGCTCGGCCAGCCTCTCCTCGGCCGTCACTGCGTGGGCCGCTTCAGGTAGGCGACCAGTTGCTCGGGGTTGGGCCCCGGCACGACCTGGACGAGCTCCCAGCCGTCCTGGCCCCAGTTGTCGAGGATCTGCTTGGTCGCGTGAACCAGCAGCGGCACCGTCGCGTACTCCCATTTCGTCATGCGGGACACATTAGCGAGACCCCGCCCGCCGGGCGGTCCCCGAGGGCCTCCCCACGCCCGCCGCCGGTCCGCGGCCAGGCTCGCGACGCCGGGACGGAACCGCGCCGGCTCCCCACGAGCAGGGTCGGCGCCCTATGAGAGCCCTGTGAGAATCGGCATATTTACTTTCCGCACCCCATCGATTAGGGCCGCGGCCGGCGGCGTCCCGTCCGGCCGCCCCTTCGGCCGGCCCCCGGCCCGGGTACGGCACGGCCGCGGGGCGACGGACCGGACATAAGGCGCTGACCAGCGCGGTTCTCGGGCATGGGGTACCCGCAGCGGTGAGCGGGCGTGCGCCTCCCGCGCGGCGGACGGCCGCCGCGGCGCAACGGACCCGGCTCCGGCGGGTCACGGAACCCCCGTCGTGGGGGTCGCCGCGGGGGGTTCACGGTCAAGGGTCCGGAGAGTCGTCAAGTAACCGTTGGGTAGCCTTCGAAACGTGAAAGCTCGCGACACCGACTGGGACGGCGTACGCCTTCACGTCGTCACCGGCAAGGGCGGCACCGGCAAGACCACGGTGGCCGCCGCACTCGCCCTCGCCCTCGCCGCGGGCGGCCGGAAGGTCCTTCTCGTCGAGGTCGAGGGGCGGCAGGGGGTCGCCCAGGTCTTCGACCTGCCGCCGCTGCCGTACGAGGAGCGCAAGATCGCCGTCGCGCCCGGCGGCGGGGACGTCTACGCGCTCGCCGTCGACCCCGAGGAGGCCATGCTCGAATATCTGGAGATGTTCTACGGCATGCGCCGGGCCGGCAAGGCGCTCACCAAGATGGGCGTCGTCGACTTCGCCACCACCATCGCGCCGGGCTTTCGCGACGTCCTGGTCACCGGCAAGACGAGCGAGGCCGTCCGGCGCAAGGGCAAGGACGGCCGAAGGGTGTACGACGCGGTCGTGCTCGACGCTCCGCCGACCGGCCGGATCACGCGTTTCCTCAACGTCACCAACGAGGTCGCCGGGCTGGCCAGGGTCGGTCCGATCAAGAACCACGCCGACCTGGTGAACGGCGTCGTGTCCTCTCCCGAGACCGCGGTGCACTTCGTCACGCTCCTGGAGGAAATGCCGGTCCAGGAGACCCTCGACGGCCTGCAGGAGCTGCGCGAGGCGGGGCTGCCGCCGGGCGGGATCTTCACCAACATGGTCCGTGAGTCGCGGCTTCCCGCGTCGGTTCTGGACGCCGCCGCCGAGGACCGCTTCGACCCGTCCGAGCTGATACTCGGCCTGAAGGTCGCCGGGCTCACCGACGGGGGCCCGGCCGCGGTCAGCGTGGCCGAGGCGTTGACCGAGGAGATCGCCGAGCACGCCCGCCGCGGCGAGCTGGAGCGTCGCGAGAGGGCGACGCTGAACACCTCCGGCCGTCCCCGCTACGAGCTGCCGTTGCTGGCCGACGGGGTGGACCTGTCCGGGTTGTACGAGCTGGCAGAATCGATCCGCACCCAGGGAGCAGCGTGAAGACCCCGCCGGTCCTCGACCTCGACGCGATCATCGATGACCCGGGCACCCGGATCATCGTCTGCTGCGGCTCCGGCGGCGTCGGCAAGACCACCACCGCCGCGGCGTTGGGCCTGCGCGCGGCCGAGCGCGGGCGCTCCGCCGTGGTGCTCACCGTCGATCCGGCCCGGCGCCTGGCCCAGTCGATGGGGCTGACCGAGCTCGACAACGTCCCCCGGCCGGTCACGGGCGTGTCGGGCGAGGGCCATCTGCACGCCATGATGCTCGACATGAAGCGGACCTTCGACGAGATCATCGAAGCGCACGCCGATCCCGAGCGGGCCCGCCAGATCCTGACGAACCCCTTCTACCAGTCCCTGTCGTCGAGCTTCTCCGGCACGCAGGAGTACATGGCGATGGAGAAGCTCGGCCAGCTCCGCCGGTCGGGCGAATGGGATCTGATCATCGTCGACACCCCGCCGTCCCGCTCGGCACTCGACTTCCTCGACGCGCCCGAACGGCTCGGCCGCTTCCTCGACGGCCGGCTCATCCGGCTGCTCATGGCCCCGGCCAAGGCTGGAGGACGGAGCGCGTTCAAGCTGCTCAACGCGGGTTTCGGTATCGTCGCCGGGGCGTTGACCAAGCTGCTGGGGGCCCAGGTGCTCAAGGACCTGCAGACGTTCGTCTCCGCGCTGGACGCGGTCTTCGGCGGGTTCAGGGCCCGCGCCGAGCAGACCTACCAGCTCCTGCAGGCACCCGGAACCGCGTTCGTCGTCGTGGCCTCGCCCGAGCGCGACGCGATGCGTGAGGCGTCCTACTTCGTGGAGCGGCTCGCCGAGGAGCGCATGCCGCTGGCCGGGCTCGTGGTCAACCGGGTGCACCACTCACCCGCGGCCGCGCTGTCGGCGGCCCGCAGCGCCGCCGCGGCGGAGGACCTGGACTCACGCGGCGAGCACGAGCTGACCTCGGCCGTGCTGCGGCTGCACGCCGACCGCATGCACCTGGTCGCCCGCGAGCAGCGCGAGCAGGAGCACTTCTTCTCCGCCCACCCCACGGTGCCCGTCGCCCGGGTCACCGCCATGTCGGAGGACGTGCACGACCTGGACGGGCTGCGCGAGGTCGGCCGCCTCCTGGCCGCCCAGTGACGACCGGCGCGTTCCGGCCCGCCGAACCCGCCGGACACGCTGCCCGGCGTCGGATGGGCGGCACGCGCCGGCCACGGTTCACCGGGCACGGCATCGGCTCCTGACACATGTGTACGGCCGGCGCCCGGCGCCGGCCGTACACGTGTGCGCGAACTCAGCCGGCGATCAGCTCGTTGGTCCGCTCGTATTCCTCTTTGGCCATCTCCAGCAGTTCCCGCCAGGAGTCGACGTCAGGTCGCCGGCGCAGCAGCGCTCGGCGTTCGCGCTCGGTCATCCCGCCCCACACCCCGAACTCGATGCGGTTGTCCAGCGCATCGGCGAGGCACTCGGTCCGGACCGGGCATCCTCGGCAGATCAGCTTTGCTCGGTTCTGGGCAGCGCCCTGAACGAACAACGCGTCAGGATCCGCACCCTTACAGGCCGCACGGGAGGTCCAATCCGTGATCCACATTCGACCCCACTCCCCTTAGGTGGTCAGTCGTGACTTGGGCCGACGGGCGCGGGCGTCGGGCCTCGGTATTCAATTGCTGCAGAAAGAGAACGTACGCAATCAGACGTTCGGGCCGACAGACCCCGGCGGGACCAAATTCTCACATGGTCATCCACGGCCATCTGGCCGGGAATGACTAGTCACCCCGTCCCTGCGCAGGGGACCGTCACGGCAAAATGGTGGTCCGTGACCGTTTGGGTCACCCGCCCGACGTACCCTTGGATTTGTGCAAGCTCAAGGCAAAGATCAGGGGTCGGCGGTCGTCAAGGTCGTCAAGCTGTTCGGCGCGTCGATCGCCACGGGCGTGCTGGTCGCCGCGGTGGCACTCCCTGCAGTGGGCGGCGCGGGAATGACGGTGAACGCCACGACGGACGAGCTACAGCTCCGCCCCGAGGAGCTCAAGGAGCCCCCTCTCCCGGAGAAGACCACCCTGCTCGACGCCGACGGCAAGCAGTTCGCCCAGTTCCATTTCAATGAGGGCAACCGCGAGTCGGTCAAGCTGGACCAGGTCGCCGACGTGATGAAGACCGCCATCGTCGCGATCGAGGACTACCGGTTCTACGAGCACGGGGCGATCGACCTGGAGGGCACCTTCCGCGCGGCGGTGAAGAACGTCTCCGGTGGCGGGGTCATCCAGGGCGGATCCTCCATCACCCAGCAGTACGTCAAGCTCGTGCTGCTCAACAGCGCCGAGACCAAGGAGGAGCAGGAGGCCGCGGTGGCGCCGACCTTCTCCCGCAAGCTCAACGAGCTGCGTCACGCGCTGGCCGTCGAGGAGAAGTACACCAAGTCGGAGATCCTTGAGCGGTACCTGAACATCTCCTACTTCGGCGCGGGCGCCTACGGCATCGAGACCGCGTCCAGGCGCTTCTTCGACAAGCCCGCCTCCAAGCTCAACCTGTGGGAGGCGGCGACCCTGGCCGGAGCGGTGCAGAACCCCAGCCAGACCGACCCCAGCCGGGGCAAGGCCTTCCGCGACCGGCTGCTGGAGCGGCGCAACGTCGTGCTGAACCGGATGGCCGAGCTGGGCAAGATCACCCAGCAGGAGGCCGACGAGGCCAAGAAGAAGAAGCTCGGCTGGAAGGACATCCCCGCCCCCGGTGGCTGCGAGGAGAGCGACTACCCCTACTTCTGCCTGTACGTCCAGCACGAGCTCCTGACGAACGAGGCCTTCGGCAAGTCCCGCAAGCAGCGCGAGCGGACGCTGGAGCGGGGCGGCCTCGTCATCAAGACGACGCTCGACCGCAAGGCGCAGAAGGCCTCGGAGAAGGCCATCAAGCAGTTCGTCAAGACCAGCGACAAGCCGGTCGCCGCACAGGCGATGGTCGTCCCCGGCACCGGCGCCATCAAGGCGATGGCCGCCAGCCGCAAGTTCGGCGGGAACAAGAAGAAGAACGAGATCAGCTACAACCTCGTCGGCGACGCGGCGCACGGTGGCGGCGGTGGGTTCCAGGCGGGGTCCACGTTCAAGCCCTTCACCCTGCTGACGGCGCTCGAACAGGGCATGAAGCTCAACGACGGCTTCACCACCGGCTCCGGCTACAACGCGCCGAGCTACGGCGCCTTCCGCGACTGCAAGGGCAACGCGGTCGGCGACCCGAAGCACACGGTCAGCAACTCCAGTGAGGGCGGCGGCGGCTTCAAGACCCTGACCACCGGCACCCTCGGCTCGGTCAACACCTTCTTCCTGCGCCTGGAGGAGGAGGTCGGGCTCTGCGAGACGGTGAAGATGGCCAAGCGGCTGGGCATCAAGCGCGCCGACGGCCGTCCGCTGGCCGAGGTCGAGACCTTCACGCTCGGCCCCAACGAGATGGACCCGGTGACGGTCGCCGGCGCCTACGCGGCGATCGCCGCCCGCGGCACCTACTGCAAGCCGATGGTCATCACCGAGAGCGTCGACCGTGACGGCAAGGCCACGCCGTACAAGCCGGAGTGCAAGCAGGTGCTCGACGAGGAGGTCGCCGACGCGGCCTCGCACATCATGTCCGGGGTGTTCACCAAGGGCACGATGAGCCAGTACGGCGGCATCGGCCGCCCGGCGGCGGGCAAGACCGGCACCACCGACGGCTACACCGCCGCCTGGTTCGCCGGGTTCACCCCCGACCTCGCCTCCGCGGTGAGCATCGGCGACCCGCGCGGCGCCTTCAAGCACCCCCTGCTCAACGTGAACATCGGCGGGCAGTACTACGGCTACGTCTACGGCGCCACGATCTCCGGCCGCATCTGGAAGTACTCCATGATCGACGCGCTCAAGGGCGTCAAGGCGACCCCCTTCACCCCGGTGAACATGGATCGCTTCGGCGGCTGCTCCGCCGGCCGGTGCGCACCCAAGCCCCCGCCGAAGCCCGAGGGCGACGACGACGGCGGCGACCGGGGCCCCGACGGGCCGGGCGACGGCGAGGACGGCAACGGCGGCACGTTCTGGCCGGGCAACGACGGCGGACGCAACGGCGGCGGGAGCATCCCGATCGTCACCCGATGACCCGGTGACAACGGCGGGAGCCCTCCTCCCGGCCCCTTCGAGGGGCTCGGGGAGGAGGGCTCCCGCCGTCACACGGGCCGGCGACCGGTCCTACGGACCCACCGGGCCGGCCGTGCGGCCTCACACCGCCGAGCCCGCCGCGCGGCTCCCGCCACCGGGCCGGCCGCGAGGGCCGGAGAGATCAGGAGGAGAGCCTGGCGCGGACGACCTGGGCGACGCGGCCACCCTCGGCGCGGCCGGCGACCTTCGGGTTCACCAGCTTCATGACCTGCCCCATGGCCTGCGGTCCGGATGCGCCGCTCTCGGCGACGGCCTCGTCCACGATCGCGGCGAGCTCCTCGTCGGAGAGCTGAGCCGGAAGGTACCCCTCCAGCACGGCCTGCTCGTCCAGCTCGGCCTGGGCCTGCTCCGCGCGTCCGGCGCCGGTGAACGCCTCGGCCGCCTCGCGGCGCTTCTTGGCCTCCTTCGTCAGCACCTTGAGGACCTCGTCGTCGGTCAGCTCACGCGCCGCCTTGCCCGAGACCTCCTCGACGTTCACGGCCGCCAGGGCCATGCGAAGCGTGCGGGTGCGGACCTCGTCCCTATTCCTCATGGAGGCCGTGAGATCGGCCCTCAGTTTGTCCTTCAATGCGCTCATGCGGTCCATCTTGCCGCCTCACCAGCCCCGCTGTATCCCGAGTTTCCGTCCGACGCGCCGATCTCAGGCATGATGAGGGGGTGAGGAAAGCAGCCGCGATTCCCCTGTCCCTGTTCGGCGCCGGTCTGGCCGGCCTCGTCTACGCCTCGGTCGTCGAACGCAACGCGTTCCGGCTGCGGCGTTTCGACGTCCCCGTGCTGGCACCCGGGCAGCGTCCGGTGCGCATCCTGCACCTGTCGGACCTGCATCTCACCCCCGGCAGGAGCATGCTCATCAACTGGGTCCGCTCGCTGGGGGCGCTCAACCCCGACCTGGTGGTCAACACCGGCGACTCCATCGCCCACCCCGAGGCGGTCGCACCCCTCATGCACGCCCTGGAGCCACTGCTGGCACGGCCGGGCCTGTTCGTCTACGGCTCCAACGACATGTACGAGCCACGGCCCAAGAACCCCGCACGGTACCTCTGGCGCACCTCCAAGGCCGACTACGGCCAGAAGGTCCCCTCACTCCCCTGGGAGGAACTGGGCGCCGCCATGGCCGCGGAGGGCTGGCTCGACATGAACAACACCACCGCCCGGATCAAGGTCGGCGACCTCGACGTGGCCGTGGGCGGCATCCACGACTCCCACATCAACCTCGACCGCTACGACCTGATCGCCGGCCCGGCACCGGCGGAGGCCGACCTGCGCCTGGGGGTGATGCACTCGCCCGAGCCCCGCAACATGTCGCGCTTCGCCGCCGACGGCTACCAGCTCCTCCTGGCCGGTCACACCCACGGCGGCCAGGTCTGCGTCCCGTTCTACGGTGCCCTGGTCACGAACTGCGGAATCGACCGTGCCCGCGTCAAGGGCCTGAGCCGGCACGAATCCGCCTTCCTCCACGTCTCGGCGGGCCTCGGGACCAGCCCTTACTCCCCGGTCCGCTTCGCCTGTTATCCCGAGGCGAGCCTCCTCACTCTGGTCCCCCGCCGCAGAGGCGGCGCAAGCACCCCCGAAGTCCGCTAGACTTTCCGAAGCACGAGCAAGACCGGCGTGCGACCGGGGTGTAGCGCAGCTTGGCAGCGCGCTTCGTTCGGGACGAAGAGGCCGTGGGTTCAAATCCCGCCACCCCGACCCAGCAAGGCCAGTCAGAAGGCCGCTTCCGAAGACCGGAAGCGGCCTTCTGCGTTGGGTGAGCGACTGACCGCGTGACGACGCCTCCGGATCGCTCTCGAAGCAGCGGTGGGGCCACAACGCCACGTCCGGTGAGTGCGCACGAGCCCCCCGGCCAGGGCCGGCAGATCCCGCCGAAGACCCGAAGTCGGTCAGCGGTCGGGCAGACCCTGCCGGGAGGCGCTCGTCTCCATCATCTCCGTCAGCGGTCGTGGTCCAGGCCGACGGCGCGGAGCATGGTGCGGAACTTGGCGGTGGTCTCGGCGAGCTCGGTCTCCGGCACCGAACCGGCGACGATCCCGGCGCCGGCGAACAGTCTGAGGCGGTGGTCGGCGACCTCGGCACAGCGGATCGTCACCACCCACTCGCCGTCGCCGGTCGCGTCGCACCAGCCGACGAGCCCGGCGTACAGGCCGCGGTCGAACGGCTCGATCTCCTCGATGGCGCGGCGCGCGGCACCCGCGGGCGTGCCGCAGACCGCCGGGGTGGGGTGCAGCACGGTGGCCAGCTCCAGCGAGGTGACCGCGGGATCGTCGAGCACGCCGGTGATCCGGGTCGACAGGTGCCACATGGACGCGGTGGACAGCAATGACGGCCCGGCGGGGACGGACAGCTCACGGCAGTACGGCCGCAGGGCCTCCACGACGTTCTCGATCACCAGGGCGTGCTCGCGCAGGTCCTTGTCGGAGGCGAGCAGGGCACGGGCCCGCTCGCGGTCGGCGGCGGGGTCGGGGTCACGGGGTGCGGAGCCGGCCAGCGGGTTCGTGGCGATCCGCCGCCCGGAGCGGGAGACGAGAAGTTCGGGGCTGGCTCCGAGCAGCGTGCGCGGCGCGGCGGTGCGCGAGGGCAGGTCGACCGCGTAGCCGTAGGCCTGCGGGTCGCGCCGGACCAGGTTGCGCAGGACCTGCCTGACGTCGACCGGACGGCCCAGGGTGACGTCCAGGGCCCGGGCCAGCACGATCTTCTTGAGCTCCCCGGCGGTCAGCTTGTCGAGTGCCTTCTCCACGCCGCGCATGTAGTCGCCGGGGTCGGGGACCGGGCCCAACTCGGTGAAGATGCCCCGTACCGGCTCGGGGACGGCCTGGGACCCGGCCGGGGCATCCGTCCAACGGACCTCGGCGGGCACCAGCAGGCGGGCGGGCCGGTCGTCGCGGAACGGGATCGCCCCCACCACGAGGGGATGGACGAGCCCGGCCTCCTCCGCCTCGCGCAGGGCTGCGGCGACGCGGTCGGGCAGGCCGGCCGCCCCCGGGCCCGGGACCTCCCGGTGGACCCCCCTGGCCAGCAGGGTCCGCGCGGGCGAGGTGAAGAAGAAGGCGCCGGGCTCGTACTCCCACAGCGGGTCGGGCGTCCGGGGCATGGTGAGGGCCACGCGGCTCGTGCGGGCATGGTTCGGCGACATGGTGAGAACTCTCCTGTCGGGAGGGGATCCGAAGGGTGGAACGGGCGGGGCGGCCGGGCGGCCGGGCGCGCTACAACCGGAGCGCGGTGCCTCGGTCGGCCCCGGGTGCGGCGCGGACCGGCCTGCCGGCCTGGGGAACGCCCGCGACGCCGGAGCCGGTGGCGATGACCGGCCCGGATTCGCGGGGGGTCATCCGGCGGACGACCGCGCGGGGCAGGTGGGGGACGCCTCCG contains:
- the nth gene encoding endonuclease III; translated protein: MLRNASPSGESRLALVRRARRMARILAETYPDAHCELDFGNPLELLVATILSAQCTDKRVNTVTPRLFARYPAAEDYAAADRAELEEIIRPTGFFRAKAAGIIGMAQVLCERFGGEVPGRLEDLVTLPSVGRKTANVVLGNAFGTPGLTVDTHFQRLVRRFGWTAETDPVKIEQVVAGLIPRRDWTMTSHHLIWHGRRVCHARRPACGACPLTTLCPSYGIGPADPVEAARLVRPGPFS
- a CDS encoding Crp/Fnr family transcriptional regulator, with translation MGHNYCVSRETGGTVNTDDVLGKAPLFAALDREGAAALRTSVSEVELSKGQTLFSENETGDRLYVVLEGKIKLSRTAPDGRENLLSVLGPGEMFGELSLFDPRPRTASATALTDVRLAGLGHDDLRPWLTGRPEVALHLLRALAQRLRRTNDVLADLVFTDVPGRVAKALLDLADRFGQKVDDGVRVHHDLTQEELAQLVGASRETVNKALADFAQRGWLRIEAKAVVIMDMDRLHNRSR
- a CDS encoding MBL fold metallo-hydrolase gives rise to the protein MSGLRIPLTGPDGAGTEHALNLLAPNPSEMTLDGTNTWVIGDGEETLVVDPGPDDEGHLARVAAHLEGRRVVAILLTHGHHDHSGGAAAFAALVGAPVRALDPAHRLGEEGLGDGDVLVAGDVELHVVGTPGHSFDSLCFWLPQDRAILTGDTVLGRGTTVIAPDGDLADYLRSLDLLRARVEQVGAEALLPGHGPVLPNPIGALDGYVAHRRRRLDQIRAARERGAVTPRQIVEIVYADVDESLWSAAEMSVRAQLAYLDGL
- a CDS encoding NUDIX hydrolase — translated: MGGIPLPGELGEHARGILAGQVKPVPARDAATVALLREGSGAVEVYLLRRKASMAFAAGAYVFPGGSLDPRDADQAIAWSGPSPAAWGEVFRADERTARGLVCAAVRETFEESGVLLAGTPTGSVVADTTGDDWEADRLALIDRTLSFADFLGRRGLVLRSDLLRPWAHWITPEVESRRFDTRFFVAALPSGQRTRDVGGEADEVLWARPADVITRAAEGQIFLMPPTHRTLGELAAYEKVADVLATEREIVTFMPRIAEVDGEMRIVLDDGYRFGGV
- a CDS encoding RidA family protein; its protein translation is MTAEERLAELGLTLPQVVPPLAAYVPAVRTGDHVYTSGQLPMVDGKLLVTGKVGAEVSAEEAQGLARICALNALAAVASAAGGLSNIVRIVKVVGFVASSADFTGQPQVVNGASELLAEVFGEQGRHARSAVGVTVLPLDAPVEVELIAEVR
- a CDS encoding DUF4177 domain-containing protein; this encodes MTKWEYATVPLLVHATKQILDNWGQDGWELVQVVPGPNPEQLVAYLKRPTQ
- a CDS encoding ArsA-related P-loop ATPase, with the protein product MKARDTDWDGVRLHVVTGKGGTGKTTVAAALALALAAGGRKVLLVEVEGRQGVAQVFDLPPLPYEERKIAVAPGGGDVYALAVDPEEAMLEYLEMFYGMRRAGKALTKMGVVDFATTIAPGFRDVLVTGKTSEAVRRKGKDGRRVYDAVVLDAPPTGRITRFLNVTNEVAGLARVGPIKNHADLVNGVVSSPETAVHFVTLLEEMPVQETLDGLQELREAGLPPGGIFTNMVRESRLPASVLDAAAEDRFDPSELILGLKVAGLTDGGPAAVSVAEALTEEIAEHARRGELERRERATLNTSGRPRYELPLLADGVDLSGLYELAESIRTQGAA
- a CDS encoding ArsA family ATPase; translated protein: MKTPPVLDLDAIIDDPGTRIIVCCGSGGVGKTTTAAALGLRAAERGRSAVVLTVDPARRLAQSMGLTELDNVPRPVTGVSGEGHLHAMMLDMKRTFDEIIEAHADPERARQILTNPFYQSLSSSFSGTQEYMAMEKLGQLRRSGEWDLIIVDTPPSRSALDFLDAPERLGRFLDGRLIRLLMAPAKAGGRSAFKLLNAGFGIVAGALTKLLGAQVLKDLQTFVSALDAVFGGFRARAEQTYQLLQAPGTAFVVVASPERDAMREASYFVERLAEERMPLAGLVVNRVHHSPAAALSAARSAAAAEDLDSRGEHELTSAVLRLHADRMHLVAREQREQEHFFSAHPTVPVARVTAMSEDVHDLDGLREVGRLLAAQ
- a CDS encoding WhiB family transcriptional regulator yields the protein MWITDWTSRAACKGADPDALFVQGAAQNRAKLICRGCPVRTECLADALDNRIEFGVWGGMTERERRALLRRRPDVDSWRELLEMAKEEYERTNELIAG